A part of Paenibacillus antri genomic DNA contains:
- a CDS encoding stage VI sporulation protein F has protein sequence MAKPIGKDVLGAVKKKTGKTITEKDINKLASGVKPSTMQSEAELKQLIKKVGAMAGVPVSDSLMKEIVSAVKKSGMNPNSMEQLMKMMLK, from the coding sequence ATGGCGAAGCCTATCGGCAAAGACGTGCTCGGCGCGGTCAAGAAGAAGACCGGGAAGACGATCACGGAGAAGGACATCAACAAGCTCGCTAGCGGCGTGAAGCCGTCGACGATGCAGAGCGAAGCCGAGCTCAAGCAGCTCATCAAGAAGGTCGGCGCAATGGCCGGCGTACCGGTGTCGGATTCCCTGATGAAGGAAATCGTGTCGGCGGTCAAGAAAAGCGGCATGAACCCGAACAGCATGGAGCAGCTTATGAAGATGATGTTGAAATAA
- a CDS encoding DUF2768 family protein, which translates to MSPLDKMWASFVALGFMAVASLLITYARAKTKGAVRVVLSVVAFALLVLMVPFALLSMF; encoded by the coding sequence ATGTCGCCGCTCGACAAAATGTGGGCGTCCTTCGTGGCGCTAGGATTCATGGCCGTCGCTTCGCTGCTCATCACGTACGCGCGCGCAAAGACGAAGGGGGCGGTTCGCGTCGTCCTGTCGGTCGTCGCGTTCGCGCTGCTCGTTTTGATGGTGCCGTTCGCGCTGTTATCCATGTTTTAG